TAGCCGTCCAAGCGTGGAAGGTATGTATattatcattagtttctttctATGATTCTCTTAATTAATTAGAGGTTTTGATTATCTTCAGGTGCAAGAAAGTTTTCTTACAATTACAGAGACATTGCTTTCTCTCGTTATGATGATTACTGGAAAGAGTTAAGGAAGCTGTGTGTTAGAGAGCTCTTCAGTACTAAACAAGTGAACTTGATTCAACCCATCAAGAAGACGGAGATGAAGAAGCTGATTACTTCAATCACTGAGTCTGCTTCTGAGGAAACTCCGATTAACTTGAGCGAGACGTTTCTTTCTCTAAATGTTAACGTGGTTTGCAAGGCATCATTTGGTGTGAGCTTTCAAGGGACTGTGCTCAACAATGAAAAGTTCCAAGGTTTAGTCAATGAGGCTATTGAGATGATGGGGAGCTTCTCTGCTTCAGATTTTTTCCCATATACCGGTTGGATCTTTGATAGGTTCACAGGTTTACATgcaaggagagagagaagcatGAGAGATCTAGATGCTTTCTATGAACAAATGATTGATTTACATTTacagaaaaacagagaagatagAAGTGAAGATGATTTTGTGGACTTGCTCTTGAAgctggagaaggaagaagctgttCTTGGATATGGCAAACTCACAAGAAACCATATCAAAGCTATCTTGATGGTAAGTATAATAAGCCATACCTCATTAAAAGAAATcttgttaaataataataatttttgtttttgtgttgacaaaaaaaaaatcttgtttttgtCATGGAGGgtttctaatgtttttttttttttttctttttcttaggaTTTCTAATGTTTGATACTAACTATCTTTGTCTGTAGAACATTCTTCTAGGGGGAATCAATACTTCCGCGATAACCATGACATGGGCAATGGCGGAACTCGCAAGAAACCCAAGAGTGATGAAGAAAGTTCAATCCGAAATCAGAGAGAAGATAGGggaaaacaagaaagaaagaatcatAAGCTTAGATGAAACATATCAACTCAACTACTTGAAAATGGTGATCAAAGAAACGTGGAGGTTACATCCAGTGTCACCTCTTCTAGTGCCAAGAGAAGTAACATCTGAGTTCAAGATCAACGGCTACACCATTCAACCCAAGACAAGGCTTCATGTCAACACATGGGGTATTGGACGCGATCCCCAGGTATGGAAAGATCCAGAAGAGTTTGTCCCAGAGAGGTTTATGGACTGTGACATTGAGGCAAACGGGCAACACTTTGAGTTGCTACCGTTTGGAGGTGGCCGAAGAATTTGTCCAGCAATGTACATGGGGGCTACAACAGTTGAGTTTGGTCTTGCGAATCTTTTGTATCAATTTGACTGGAAGTTGCCAGAAGGTGCGGAGGTTGAAAATATTGACATGGATGAAGCTTTTGGACTCACTGCCCATAAGAAACATGATCTTCTACTTGTTCCTGTGAAACCGTTAGATCTTTGATCTCTGAACTAAGTCTATATTTTGTTTCGTCGaataaaacttatataagtCCATAGTTTATagtttacttttatgaaataaagTGTAAAATATTTAGAGACAACCTAAAGGGTGTCTAGCTATACCAGTTTTTGTGGTTTGATATTTGGAGTTTTTACTATTAGTGAAACATATACTCAGATGACTACATATTTCAacaactaaatattttattaaaggtGAACCGGGTGACTTAATATAGTGCAAATTTAAGCAAAGAGACTAGCCATAATGGGACGCTGATGGCAAACGGCTCGTAACGGCACGAGCTTACGCATAGCCATTCCAGGATTCTCAGCCATATCAATCTCTTCACCGTTCACTTTTTTCCAGTCAAAGCATTGAATCAACGACCCTAAAGCCAATGACACCATTTGATAGACCCAAGGAAAGGCACTCGTCCGGTAAGAGaagatatggactctgatccggaaggatagagaactggtgggatgaatggtgacacaatgggatgcggaaaggcccaatgatactaccagacttcgaTCGTTGctggatgtgacgcaccggtccaacaaaagaaggatcgagacttggagataacctcaccaagaaactaagaaatgttcaaccaagaacaaagagagaaaatctcaaaagaaagaaaaaatcaatgTGTGATTAAAATGATCAAAGtgtttacatatttatactactttgagtcaaaaaaagaaataaagaaagtgcGGAAAAACATTGcatagaaaatcaaaatttgactagatctagtcaaagtgtggaaaacaaGAAAGACTAGTCAAAGTGCGGATTCTGATGTTGACTAGTCCAGATTCAGAAAAatgtccaggttcatgctggtcgtgcacaccatgctgggaaggatacggacacacgcgggacgatcgacacatgtctgaattcgcgagaactgaacatcacctgatttgtacattgcataactccctcatctgaactccgtttgatctgattcttcttcgaggagttccctaattgagttgagcacattctccaagtggtttcaagcgaagaaacatcatggtttagaagatatgatttgaacaatgaacgtatatctgtgttgcttcttgggtggtttgatggtcgaaccagctcggaaggttgaaccaacttgctcagctcgtccgggtgagtgttagtccagctcagctcgtccatgatagtgtcagtccagctcacttgagtattcagctcatccaagattgcatagatGATAAGAGAAtttgcataatctgatgagaaaacctcggctaggtctagctggtcgacaaggtcatcaccttgggccgtgtccatgaaccaagcaggacggtgctggattttgggtgcatcatactctcccttttcaaaaggatttgtcctcaaatccattttacctgtatcaaaagaaaataaatcagattcaaaGGAATTAAAATTCAAGAAAAATTCAGCGAATGAAAagtttggacagaaacttccttggtggTTTGAACTCATTTCCATCAAGTATGTATGGTTCCATGTTCCATGAACACAAGTCCTTAAGCGTTCACCAGTGCTTGATCTCTTTGGAAGCTGATCATGCTTATCCTTTGGTTCAGTGCTGACATATTGCTCCAACAGTTTCAGTTCCTgtgacaaagaaacaagactactcggctgTACCGGTTCAAGATGGTTAACTTCATCACAAAACTGTTTATTTTCAAGCACCAtatcagaataagaagaagaaagtaaacaCTTAGCTTCCAAGAAGTTTCTGAGAAAGATTTGTGTCAGACCTGACTGTGTAGATtgatctcctggtcgccaaggtctggtttgaagctgattggaTTGGCTAGCTTCCCATTGAAGCAAGTGTAGAACAGGTTTGgccggttttggagaatggatcataacttcatgatTCCATGGCCATTTTTCTTGATATTGAGCTTTCTGGAAAGAGGAGAGACtcatcttgaatcctatgattggctttggctcaggccgcttcttcacaAGGCTTGAATCTGCTTCAAAAGATGGGTGCTCGCAGATAGATGGACTGGGAAACCGCctgtttgaaaaattcataactccttcctccgtgAAGCAATTCAAGTGCTTCCAAGCCTCAGTGAAACCTTGGGGAGTTGGTTTTCCAGGAAAATTTGAGTCaagacaaaagaccttctggacGCCGAGATATTCGCTTTGGACTGAACCTAtgtcgctggcatctccaaggtagcCGGTTTGGACAACAATGTTTCTCCAAAACTCAGGCTGTTGGGTACGATCAATTATTTCATTCAGAGGCTGAACCTgtctttcctggatactcaaaacaaacactaaaagaccag
This genomic stretch from Raphanus sativus cultivar WK10039 chromosome 3, ASM80110v3, whole genome shotgun sequence harbors:
- the LOC108835100 gene encoding cytochrome P450 71B10-like, whose translation is MAVVVWLLSLLFLIFILIAAVKRTKQHGRQPPSPPGLPLIGNLHQLGILPHRSLWELSKKYGPVMLVKLGRVPTVVVSSPETARQVLRDHDLDCCSRPSVEGARKFSYNYRDIAFSRYDDYWKELRKLCVRELFSTKQVNLIQPIKKTEMKKLITSITESASEETPINLSETFLSLNVNVVCKASFGVSFQGTVLNNEKFQGLVNEAIEMMGSFSASDFFPYTGWIFDRFTGLHARRERSMRDLDAFYEQMIDLHLQKNREDRSEDDFVDLLLKLEKEEAVLGYGKLTRNHIKAILMNILLGGINTSAITMTWAMAELARNPRVMKKVQSEIREKIGENKKERIISLDETYQLNYLKMVIKETWRLHPVSPLLVPREVTSEFKINGYTIQPKTRLHVNTWGIGRDPQVWKDPEEFVPERFMDCDIEANGQHFELLPFGGGRRICPAMYMGATTVEFGLANLLYQFDWKLPEGAEVENIDMDEAFGLTAHKKHDLLLVPVKPLDL